From Trichoderma atroviride chromosome 1, complete sequence, one genomic window encodes:
- a CDS encoding uncharacterized protein (TransMembrane:10 (i50-68o80-98i141-159o179-196i203-222o228-248i260-280o286-306i318-341o361-388i)), with product MVYVRQHNLPALKEYKYSAVDRSLVSKYILKPFYTNFVIHCFPMSMAPNLITLTGFSFVVLNFLTMLWYNPTLDQDCPSWVYYSWAIGLLLYQTFDAVDGAQARRTKQSGPLGELFDHGVDALNTTLEVLIFAASQNMGQGWKTVATLFASLLTFYVQTWDEYHTKTLTLGIVNGPVEGVLIVASVFALTGFMGGAHIWQQSALGAIGVPASLGIPQFIYDLTFTEWYMVQGTIVLVLNTVESSVNVIRARRARGDRSRGALLGLGPFFAIWALIVTYLYLQPNILHHHLIPFALFAGLVNAYSVGQMITAHLTKMRFPYWNILGVLVGFGVADSIGPVLLNNYGVGWPSSLGDGVYQTAYVFLMLGTALGVYGSFVVDVIVTICDYLDIWCLTIKHPHHEAAVVKPNGIKSH from the exons ATGGTCTACGTGCGGCAGCACAACCTCCCGGCCTTGAAAGAGTACAAGTACTCTGCCGTGGATCGGTCGCTCGTGTCCAAATATATCCTCAAGCCTTTCTACACCAACTTTGTCATCCACTGCTTCCCAATGAGCATGGCGCCGAATCTTATCACCTTGACGGGATTCTCGTTTGTCGTCCTCAACTTCTTGACCATGTTGTGGTACAACCCCACGCTGGATCAGGACTGCCCTAGCTGGGTGTACTACAGCTGGGCCATTGGATTGTTGCTCTACCAGACCTTTGACGCTGTGGACGGTGCCCAAGC TCGACGAACCAAACAGTCCGGACCCCTCGGCGAACTCTTCGATCACGGTGTCGATGCCCTGAACACGACTCTGGAGGTGCTCATTTTCGCCGCTTCCCAGAACATGGGCCAGGGCTGGAAGACGGTAGCTACTTTGTTTGCTT CTCTCCTCACCTTCTACGTCCAGACCTGGGACGAATACCACACCAAAACTCTGACTCTTGGCATCGTCAATGGACCCGTTGAGGGCGTGCTCATCGTTGCCTCTGTCTTTGCCCTGACGGGCTTCATGGGAGGCGCTCACATCTGGCAACAGAGTGCCCTGGGCGCCATTGGTGTTCCCGCATCGCTGGGCATTCCCCAATTCATCTACGACCTCACATTCACCGAGTGGTACATGGTCCAGGGAACAATTGTCCTGGTGCTCAACACTGTGGAGTCGTCTGTCAACGTTATTCGTGCGCGACGGGCTCGCGGCGACCGATCACGAGGCGcccttctcggccttggacCCTTTTTCGCCATCTGGGCCCTGATCGTTACCTACCTCTATCTTCAGCCAAacatcctccaccaccacctgATTCCCTTTGCCCTGTtcgccggcctcgtcaaCGCTTACAGCGTCGGGCAGATGATTACCGCACACCTCACCAAGATGCGCTTCCCCTACTGGAACATCTTGGGCGTGCTGGTTGGCTTTGGCGTTGCCGACTCGATTGGCCCGGTCCTGCTGAACAACTATGGCGTTGGCTGGCCCAGCTCTCTTGGCGATGGTGTGTACCAGACTGCCTATGTTTTCCTGATGCTCGGCACTGCTCTCGGTGTCTACGGAAGCTTTGTCGTGGATGTCATTGTTACGATCTGTGACTACCTCGACATCTGGTGCTTGACTATTAAGCACCCTCACCACGAGGCGGCTGTCGTGAAGCCCAATGGCATCAAGAGCCACTAA
- a CDS encoding uncharacterized protein (EggNog:ENOG41) has translation MAAAAGVMAILESTYNSLDLEAILELYADDARFSAHLFGLVGVDKTWIRAFYSDLIEYNENVEFVTRCVTGTPDLTVWECDVKWTARLPSTALGTVRGDKVVMRGVSLLSWREGYIVEQKDYFHIAQKG, from the exons ATGgcggccgctgctggcgtcaTGGCGATATTGGAGTCGACTTATAACAGCCTAGATCTGGAAGCTATTCTGGAGTTGTATGCCGACGACGCCAGATTCTCGGCCCATT tatttgGGCTGGTGGGAGTAGACAAGACTTGGATTCGAGCATTCTATTCCGACTTGATCGAGTACAACGAGAATGTGGAATTCGTCACCCGGTGCGTGACTGGGACGCCTGATTTGACCGTTTGGGAGTGCGACGTCAAGTGGACGGCGAGACTGCCGTCGACGGCGCTGGGAACCGTGAGGGGAGACAAGGTGGTGATGAGGGGCGTGTCGTTGCTGAGCTGGAGGGAAGGGTATATTGTGGAACAAAAGGACTATTTCCACATTGCGCAGAAGGGGTGA
- a CDS encoding uncharacterized protein (EggNog:ENOG41) has product MFSTIFCAIIWTIIWSLNLVSLDIKTFSILIAVHTLSRQVATVRLRRKTGTTLYPTMDEESSAPTLPFQSPSTPVSTPLQTTYTYTTAGTIYNPSSSQRLQPPARRGRLLKATSEFDHLKFVHSPLPSHPPDALRTLSMSEDLAQTQPAPDQQISYEPLQQNYDRAVSPVNTQDQVPGMSWSTGFQSPAAPFDVKGKGIASDANSSDDDDGIITGALMNMPVKSLQNLASYPNPNQKKAQKVLLRGVKPRENSTLSMPPRLDTPFSQELFPEYARSRPYGTFSDPAASRFWPPWKSARVAISETAAHADYKSTIASSSRFSTPSIHSDNSDPHMSASMGLASTAGAPKPLTAGPPGQRQYRPSTFDSMFKAFHSMPTDSRDSIAYAQEEYRYPPLDPPYKLTKTPTTTKDYIEQDEEFIPSFTPSSSKVLDATPTAHQNQFDQVPEYPAHPGEDLQYYPAYSDLTDPFDANELQYSSVPSEWPHQANDNGVGDEEGSYYSNAQREAYFNSIDSFPPQATASSSPFRTRSSYDNDAICEPMFPQCMGRPACLTEAEIRERTRQLHIKWYAATGLLGDAYPLPKPIVEPTYLPRPKHVYGAIGDGRPSKTSSTSEENDEVSVEDMPSESFKNKIYSDLALLEVVLNRAKP; this is encoded by the exons ATGTTTTCTACCATCTTCTGTGCCATCATTTGGACCATTATTTGGTCACTCAATCTCGTTTCCTTGGACATTAAGACG TTTTCCATTCTTATCGCAGTCCACACTCTTTCTCGCCAGGTCGCAACCGTCCGATTGAGAAGAAAGACAGGAACCACTCTGTATCCAACCATGGATGAAGAATCTTCTGCCCCGACTTTGCCTTTCCAATCTCCTTCGACACCTGTCTCGACGCCCTTGCAAACAACCTATACCTATACAACGGCGGGGACCATCTACAATCCCAGCTCTTCTCAGCGGCTCCAGCCTCCTGCTCGCCGTGGCCGTTTGCTCAAGGCGACATCTGAATTTGATCACCTCAAATTCGTCCATTCTCCCCTCCCTAGCCACCCACCTGATGCGTTGCGTACACTTTCCATGAGTGAAGATCTTGCTCAGACACAGCCTGCCCCGGATCAGCAAATCTCCTACGAGCCTCTGCAGCAGAACTATGATCGCGCTGTTAGCCCGGTGAACACTCAGGATCAAGTGCCCGGAATGTCGTGGTCCACGGGCTTTCAATCGCCCGCTGCTCCGTTTGACGTTAAGGGCAAAGGCATCGCGAGCGACGCAAACTCcagtgacgatgatgacggcatCATAACCGGTGCCCTTATGAATATGCCTGTCAAATCTCTCCAGAACCTGGCCTCGTACCCAAATCCAAACCAAAAGAAAGCTCAAAAGGTGCTTCTTCGAGGGGTAAAGCCAAGAGAGAACAGCACATTGAGCATGCCGCCTAGACTGGATACACCATTTTCTCAAGAACTTTTTCCGGAATATGCCAGATCGCGACCGTATGGTACTTTCTCGGATCCTGCTGCCTCTCGCTTCTGGCCGCCTTGGAAGAGTGCTCGAGTAGCAATATCCGAAACTGCAGCACATGCCGATTACAAGAGTACcattgcatcatcatctcggTTTTCGACTCCGTCTATCCACAGCGATAACTCGGATCCCCATATGTCGGCATCCATGGGTCTCGCCTCAACCGCTGGTGCCCCCAAGCCATTGACCGCGGGCCCGCCTGGCCAACGCCAGTATCGCCCTTCGACATTCGACTCGATGTTCAAGGCGTTCCACAGTATGCCGACAGATTCTCGAGATAGCATCGCCTATGCCCAAGAAGAGTATAGGTATCCTCCACTTGACCCGCCGTACAAGCTCACCAAGACTCCAACGACTACCAAAGATTACATtgaacaagatgaagagtttaTTCCATCATTCACTCCGTCGTCTTCCAAGGTTCTCGATGCCACGCCAACCGCTCATCAAAACCAATTCGACCAAGTTCCTGAATACCCAGCTCATCCTGGAGAGGATCTGCAATACTATCCTGCGTATTCCGACTTGACGGATCCTTTTGATGCTAATGAGCTGCAGTACTCCAGCGTGCCATCTGAGTGGCCCCATCAAGCCAATGATAATGGAGttggagacgaagaaggaTCATACTATTCCAATGCTCAGAGGGAGGCCTACTTCAACTCGATTGACTCTTTTCCGCCACAGGCCAccgcatcatcatctccctTCAGAACTCGGTCTAGTTACGACAACGACGCAATTTGTGAGCCCATGTTCCCTCAGTGCATGGGACGCCCGGCCTGCTTGACCGAAGCTGAGATACGAGAGCGAACTCGACAGTTGCATATCAAATGGTACGCGGCAACTGGCCTGCTTGGAGACGCCTATCCACTTCCAAAGCCTATCGTTGAGCCCACCTATCTACCGAGGCCGAAGCATGTCTACGGTGCAATTGGCGACGGGCGCCCCTCGAAGACCAGCTCTACTTCTGAAGAGAATGACGAGGTATCCGTGGAAGATATGCCGTCGGAGTCTTTTAAGAACAAGATTTACAGTGATCTCGCACTCTTGGAAGTTGTTCTTAACCGAGCAAAACCatga